One Sphingobacteruim zhuxiongii DNA window includes the following coding sequences:
- a CDS encoding RagB/SusD family nutrient uptake outer membrane protein, with the protein MKLKYIILSLGLLSFTSCTHLLEVDPYTFSSGDNYYENESQVLRAVNGVYGRLQGIYTSDFNALVEMRADNTNYQYSESDRGAQQREEIDEFLITSSNNYVNTQWANFYGIVAQSNVILTRIDQVSFADAELKKRYVGEVKFLRSYAYFNLVRLFGSIPLHTVEVTSPQGAFTDGKKASVEEVYAVIIQDLKDAATVLPASYDKNNAGRATKGAALTMLGDVYLTRKQYTDAASTLQQVTTLGYSLMPNYADCFSPTSKNNAESVFEVQYNSAVEGENSNFIFMFGPRDAKLKLVGFTGNLGASNIPTPSIYNAYETGDKRKDESIQLFDDPSNAKYPEAKAFGGKLPFIKKFYHAPYAEDGRSNENWPVYRYGHVLLMLAEALNEAGTGDPYVHLNAVRKRAGLAVKSGLSKELLRNAIAEEQRVEVAFENHRWYQLLRTGKAISVMNAHGVEEKKRLTRLSSASYNVQEFMLLYPIPSREVQINHIEQNPGY; encoded by the coding sequence ATGAAATTAAAATATATAATATTGAGTTTAGGGCTTTTGAGCTTTACTTCATGTACACATCTGTTGGAAGTAGATCCTTATACCTTTTCGAGTGGGGATAATTACTATGAGAATGAAAGCCAAGTATTACGTGCTGTAAACGGAGTTTACGGTCGTTTGCAAGGGATCTATACCTCAGACTTTAACGCATTGGTGGAGATGCGCGCAGATAATACAAACTATCAGTATAGTGAGTCCGATCGTGGTGCACAACAAAGGGAGGAGATTGATGAATTCTTAATAACCTCTTCCAACAATTACGTGAACACCCAATGGGCGAATTTCTACGGAATTGTAGCCCAATCAAATGTAATATTAACACGTATTGATCAAGTAAGCTTCGCTGACGCGGAATTGAAAAAAAGATATGTAGGAGAGGTTAAGTTTTTAAGATCCTATGCTTACTTCAATTTGGTGCGTTTGTTCGGTTCGATACCCTTGCATACTGTTGAAGTTACTAGTCCTCAAGGAGCGTTTACCGATGGGAAGAAAGCAAGTGTAGAAGAGGTTTACGCCGTTATCATTCAAGATCTTAAAGATGCAGCGACAGTTTTGCCGGCAAGCTATGATAAAAATAATGCAGGTAGAGCAACAAAAGGTGCGGCCTTAACGATGTTAGGGGATGTATATCTAACTAGAAAGCAATATACAGACGCGGCGAGCACGCTACAGCAAGTTACTACTCTAGGCTACTCCTTAATGCCAAACTACGCAGATTGTTTTAGCCCAACATCTAAGAATAATGCGGAGTCGGTTTTCGAGGTTCAGTATAACTCTGCTGTCGAAGGGGAGAACAGTAACTTTATTTTTATGTTCGGACCAAGAGACGCAAAGCTTAAACTAGTAGGTTTCACTGGCAATTTGGGTGCAAGCAATATACCAACCCCAAGCATATACAATGCTTATGAGACAGGGGATAAACGTAAAGATGAATCCATTCAATTGTTTGATGATCCTTCAAATGCAAAATATCCAGAAGCCAAAGCATTTGGGGGTAAACTACCGTTCATTAAGAAATTCTATCATGCGCCATATGCGGAAGATGGTCGTTCCAATGAAAACTGGCCGGTATACCGTTACGGGCATGTGCTATTAATGCTTGCGGAGGCCTTAAATGAAGCCGGAACGGGGGATCCATATGTTCATCTAAACGCTGTAAGGAAGCGTGCGGGATTGGCAGTAAAATCAGGACTTTCAAAAGAACTTTTACGTAATGCGATTGCCGAAGAGCAGCGTGTCGAAGTCGCTTTTGAAAACCATAGATGGTATCAGCTGTTACGTACTGGCAAAGCAATATCTGTAATGAATGCACACGGAGTAGAGGAGAAGAAGCGTCTGACACGTTTGAGTTCTGCTTCCTACAATGTGCAAGAATTTATGCTCTTGTATCCGATTCCATCGAGGGAGGTTCAGATCAATCATATAGAACAAAATCCTGGATATTAA
- a CDS encoding SusC/RagA family TonB-linked outer membrane protein codes for MQTDQLNKTNTFSYATTKQLIYKVEQCKNRLIDKQNFLKAAFIVPAVLFSQISFGYSSNVEKKSEFNKLTKEITSGALYSAGLQQEVTVKGVVTDASNAPIAGVSVMVKGTSIATSTDAKGAYEIEMPKGQTLVFRNIGFTDVELVISASGTRNVTLESSEQDIGEVVVVGYGSQQKKDVTGSIATVSMKNVRGQAIISPDQALTGQIAGVQVSTSNGTPGGGPKIQVRGIGAIGAGSQPLYVIDGFPVPASSSERSNPLATINPNDIESMTVLKDASATAIYGSRGSNGVVLINTKKGAVGKMKVDVAASSGLQQVPQKGRPNLMNAQEFAQFRKEAIEDKIRFEEGREPTLNDIPEEYRNPAALGAGVDWYDAVLRVAPMSDINVSLSGGNENIRSFVSAGYLNQTGTMLNTGFDRFSVRANVDGNISNKFKVGINLSPTLSYLKGGVNGQGRDEFFEITTPVAKIYNDDGSYVPYIQSPGSFGNPNPMMFLEQRVNKSTEMKLLMSSYAEYSILSNLKFKTTFNVDYLDESRETFRPSTIPNQNAPGLSIPSGGYYREQYLNWANENTLNYDLVLENGHSISALAGYSVQVQKNKGASFNGTQFPDDDIQTLNAAARITGGTAIEDWALLSYLARVNYSYKDKYVLTASYRADGSSRFGKDNRWGSFPSVAVGWRLSEEEFLKDKEWINELKLRASFGRSGNFNIANYASLSSIGTGNYVFGGVLAPGRTMNSLGNPMLGWERMKELNIGLDFATWNNRLTFTANYYKRNTLDLLLNTPVPQSSGFANVTENRGDVENKGFEFSVSSANIQRDRFTWTTDFNISFNRNKVIALGRSTDPIYSGQSSEGNFTNITRIGQPVGMIIGYVVEGIYQNQADLDKYPKFPGAIPGNLRMKDVDGDGEITPNDDFDVIGNPYPDFTWGMTNSFTFKNFDLRLMMVGAMGQEFLHATRFYTDNIDGVFNVRKEIADRWRSEDNPGSGLVPTTNGSGRGRVMYRDTHSLFIEKTDYLWVRNITLGYTLPKPVGGVVNNVRIYANLQNPFMISGYDGNPEGTNMNRGDTSPLVPGIDYGAYPVPRIYTLGLNFNF; via the coding sequence TAAACAAAACTAATACCTTTAGTTATGCCACTACGAAACAACTTATTTACAAAGTCGAGCAGTGCAAGAATCGCTTAATAGATAAACAAAACTTTTTAAAAGCAGCATTCATTGTTCCGGCTGTATTATTTAGTCAAATTTCTTTCGGTTACTCCAGTAACGTTGAAAAGAAAAGCGAATTCAATAAACTAACAAAAGAAATTACATCCGGAGCACTTTATAGTGCCGGATTACAGCAAGAAGTAACTGTCAAAGGGGTAGTTACGGATGCTAGCAATGCCCCTATAGCTGGTGTTTCAGTTATGGTAAAGGGGACTTCCATTGCAACCTCCACGGATGCTAAAGGAGCATACGAAATTGAAATGCCTAAGGGACAAACGCTAGTCTTTCGAAACATTGGTTTTACAGACGTAGAGCTTGTTATTTCGGCAAGCGGAACACGTAACGTAACCCTAGAGTCTTCTGAACAGGACATTGGTGAGGTTGTCGTTGTCGGCTACGGTAGCCAACAGAAGAAGGATGTCACGGGATCAATTGCTACAGTTTCGATGAAGAATGTTCGTGGACAAGCGATAATTAGTCCTGATCAAGCGTTGACTGGACAAATCGCAGGTGTACAAGTGAGTACATCGAACGGTACACCAGGGGGAGGACCTAAGATTCAAGTGCGTGGTATCGGTGCTATAGGTGCCGGTAGTCAGCCTTTATATGTAATTGACGGATTTCCAGTTCCAGCCTCGTCTAGTGAAAGAAGTAATCCTTTAGCAACCATTAATCCGAATGATATCGAATCGATGACGGTATTAAAGGATGCGTCTGCTACCGCAATTTACGGTTCTCGTGGATCGAATGGTGTCGTATTAATCAACACCAAAAAAGGAGCCGTAGGTAAAATGAAAGTGGATGTGGCGGCAAGCTCTGGATTACAGCAAGTACCTCAAAAAGGTCGTCCAAATTTAATGAACGCACAAGAATTCGCACAATTCCGAAAAGAAGCGATTGAAGATAAAATTCGCTTTGAGGAAGGACGAGAGCCAACGCTGAATGATATCCCAGAAGAATATAGAAATCCAGCTGCTTTAGGAGCGGGAGTGGATTGGTACGATGCGGTATTGCGTGTTGCACCGATGTCTGACATCAATGTTAGTCTTAGCGGGGGAAATGAAAATATCCGTTCGTTTGTTTCGGCAGGGTATTTAAATCAAACTGGTACTATGTTGAATACTGGTTTCGATCGTTTCTCGGTAAGAGCAAATGTAGACGGTAATATATCGAATAAATTTAAAGTTGGAATCAATCTATCACCAACCTTATCATATTTGAAAGGTGGAGTTAATGGTCAAGGACGTGATGAGTTCTTTGAAATTACAACTCCGGTTGCAAAAATCTACAACGATGATGGAAGCTATGTGCCGTACATTCAATCGCCAGGATCTTTTGGTAACCCGAATCCAATGATGTTCTTGGAGCAACGTGTAAACAAGAGTACGGAAATGAAGTTATTAATGAGCTCATATGCGGAGTATAGCATTTTAAGTAATTTAAAGTTCAAGACAACTTTCAACGTGGATTATCTTGACGAGAGTAGAGAAACGTTTCGCCCTTCCACTATTCCGAATCAAAATGCACCAGGATTATCAATTCCAAGTGGTGGATATTACCGCGAGCAATACTTGAACTGGGCTAATGAAAACACATTGAATTACGACTTGGTCTTAGAAAACGGACATTCCATCAGTGCATTAGCAGGTTATTCAGTGCAGGTTCAAAAAAACAAGGGAGCGAGTTTCAATGGAACACAATTTCCAGATGATGACATTCAAACATTGAATGCTGCCGCACGTATTACAGGTGGTACTGCAATAGAAGATTGGGCATTATTGTCTTATTTGGCGCGCGTTAATTATTCATATAAAGACAAATACGTTCTAACGGCATCTTATCGTGCAGATGGTTCATCTCGCTTTGGAAAAGATAACCGCTGGGGATCATTTCCATCGGTGGCAGTTGGTTGGAGATTATCCGAAGAAGAATTCTTAAAAGACAAGGAGTGGATTAACGAATTGAAATTAAGAGCTTCATTTGGTCGTAGTGGTAACTTTAATATCGCCAATTATGCTTCCTTAAGTAGTATTGGTACAGGGAACTATGTCTTCGGAGGTGTCTTAGCACCCGGAAGAACGATGAACAGTCTAGGAAACCCAATGCTGGGATGGGAGCGTATGAAGGAGTTAAACATTGGGCTTGACTTTGCGACATGGAACAATCGTTTAACATTTACAGCGAACTATTATAAACGGAATACATTAGACCTTTTATTGAATACGCCAGTTCCGCAGTCCTCGGGATTTGCTAACGTGACGGAGAACCGTGGAGATGTAGAAAATAAAGGATTTGAGTTCTCTGTTAGTTCAGCGAATATTCAACGTGATCGATTCACTTGGACTACAGACTTTAATATTTCATTTAATAGAAATAAAGTAATTGCATTAGGTAGAAGTACGGATCCAATTTATTCTGGGCAGAGTTCCGAAGGGAACTTCACCAACATCACCCGTATCGGCCAACCTGTTGGTATGATTATCGGTTATGTGGTGGAAGGCATCTATCAAAACCAAGCAGACTTAGACAAGTATCCTAAATTCCCAGGAGCGATCCCAGGAAACTTACGTATGAAAGATGTCGACGGTGACGGTGAGATTACTCCAAACGATGACTTTGACGTTATTGGTAATCCATATCCAGACTTTACCTGGGGTATGACAAATAGCTTTACGTTTAAGAATTTCGATCTACGTTTGATGATGGTGGGAGCGATGGGACAAGAGTTCCTACATGCTACTCGTTTTTATACAGACAATATTGATGGAGTTTTCAATGTGCGCAAAGAAATTGCTGACCGTTGGAGATCAGAAGATAACCCAGGTTCAGGTTTAGTGCCTACTACAAATGGATCAGGGCGCGGTCGAGTAATGTATCGCGATACGCACTCGCTATTTATTGAAAAAACGGACTACCTATGGGTTAGAAATATTACTCTTGGTTATACTTTACCAAAACCAGTTGGAGGGGTAGTTAACAATGTACGTATTTATGCAAACTTACAGAACCCATTCATGATTTCAGGATACGATGGTAATCCAGAGGGAACAAATATGAATAGAGGGGATACAAGTCCATTGGTACCAGGTATCGATTATGGTGCATATCCAGTACCGAGAATTTACACATTAGGGTTGAATTTCAATTTTTAG
- a CDS encoding SGNH/GDSL hydrolase family protein, which produces MKNRIYLIGILLLCFFTSCRSSYQVLNKGIAGNNSSDLLARVDKDVVANNPDLVILMVGSNDMINSKKFISINDYLSNLDSIVNLIKAGRPKVKLVVSSILPVEESYLFQRHDPEKFPVKPNTKISQLNSAIEQFAKKENLIFIPLYDEFVKYGTNYTSQESLLVNSKNNTVDDGVHPTADGYKIIGDYFYRQLKEKKLLRRNMLIVCFGDSITYGAFMLGRGTSEGDTYPAVLLRNLNQSKKVN; this is translated from the coding sequence ATGAAAAACAGAATCTATCTAATCGGAATATTGTTGTTATGCTTCTTCACGTCTTGTCGTTCCAGTTATCAAGTATTAAACAAAGGAATTGCGGGAAACAACTCTAGCGATTTGCTCGCTCGCGTTGATAAGGATGTTGTAGCGAACAATCCAGATCTTGTTATTCTAATGGTAGGAAGCAACGACATGATCAATTCTAAAAAGTTTATTAGCATAAATGATTATTTATCGAACTTAGACTCGATTGTTAATTTAATAAAAGCAGGAAGACCGAAAGTTAAACTTGTGGTATCCAGTATCCTTCCTGTTGAAGAATCCTATCTTTTTCAGCGTCATGATCCCGAGAAATTTCCGGTCAAACCGAATACGAAGATTAGTCAGCTTAATAGTGCAATTGAGCAATTTGCGAAGAAGGAGAATTTGATTTTTATTCCTTTATATGATGAGTTTGTTAAGTATGGAACGAACTATACGAGTCAAGAATCGCTTCTTGTTAACAGCAAAAACAATACTGTTGACGACGGGGTACATCCAACAGCTGATGGCTACAAAATTATTGGTGATTATTTCTATCGACAATTGAAAGAAAAGAAGCTATTACGCAGGAATATGCTAATTGTTTGCTTTGGAGATAGCATCACATATGGCGCCTTTATGCTAGGCCGGGGAACGTCTGAAGGGGATACTTATCCGGCGGTATTGCTTAGGAATCTCAATCAAAGTAAAAAGGTAAATTAA
- a CDS encoding acyltransferase: MAEKNNYIIYLRVIATIFVVLIHASTGFLYQIDTNAFDWNYANWINAATRCSVPIFVIISGSLLFSKDEDTWTFYRKRIPKLLYPFIFWTIIYLIYYFYRYTNFNLLSTEKIWSISLDKILHGANAHLWYLYMIIGLYLAIPFLRKILLQSTQKEIEFFLLLWLLSMCFTSKPLYKAMPKFDLTFFSGYAGYLVLGYYIRIRTFNFNYKQIIFASTYLLMVVIGAVGTNLLNENASKLNTFFYNYVFVTTAIAAGALFLWVKEASQRLKTPRWISTIDKYSFGVYLSHIIPLNFLHPLISKHFSTVWVIPLATAGTVVASVMITYLLRKMPYGKYVSG; this comes from the coding sequence ATGGCAGAAAAAAACAACTACATCATTTATTTACGTGTAATTGCAACAATCTTTGTGGTCTTAATTCATGCCTCTACAGGGTTTTTGTATCAAATTGACACAAACGCATTTGATTGGAACTACGCCAACTGGATAAATGCTGCCACAAGATGTTCGGTACCGATTTTTGTTATTATCTCAGGTAGTCTTTTGTTTAGCAAAGATGAAGATACTTGGACTTTCTATAGAAAACGTATTCCAAAATTGCTGTATCCATTTATTTTTTGGACCATTATATATCTGATTTATTACTTCTATCGCTACACGAATTTCAATCTTCTTTCTACCGAAAAGATATGGTCAATTAGCTTAGATAAGATTCTACATGGTGCCAATGCGCACTTGTGGTATCTTTATATGATTATCGGACTCTATTTAGCGATCCCATTTCTTCGTAAGATTCTGCTTCAATCAACACAAAAAGAGATTGAATTCTTCTTGCTTCTCTGGTTATTATCCATGTGTTTCACAAGTAAACCGCTATACAAAGCAATGCCTAAGTTCGATCTTACTTTTTTTTCGGGTTATGCTGGTTACTTGGTATTGGGCTACTATATCCGTATTCGTACGTTTAATTTCAATTACAAGCAAATCATATTCGCATCGACATATCTTCTTATGGTTGTGATTGGTGCGGTAGGAACAAACCTACTCAATGAGAACGCGAGCAAGTTGAATACTTTTTTCTACAACTATGTCTTTGTAACCACAGCGATTGCCGCTGGTGCACTATTCCTCTGGGTAAAAGAGGCTTCCCAACGTCTAAAAACTCCTCGTTGGATTTCAACTATTGACAAGTATAGCTTTGGCGTATACCTAAGTCATATCATACCTTTAAATTTCCTGCATCCGTTGATCTCCAAACATTTCAGCACCGTTTGGGTAATTCCATTGGCAACAGCAGGAACCGTCGTCGCTTCGGTGATGATTACTTACTTACTAAGAAAGATGCCATATGGTAAATATGTGAGTGGATAG
- a CDS encoding Pycsar system effector family protein has product MDFESLILKTQEYVSKLANDQCGDYCFHNALHTHDVVEAAEEMAAYYQLNSQDRFIVICAAYFHDIGYLFGGAKDHENRGAECAAQFLKEQEVSQDIIEQVKGCIMATKMPQAPRNLLESILCDADLFHLGGASFEERNKLMHQEAEQYKADKIDKNEWRTRTIALLQNHKYHTDYAQNKLNQGKQINLENQLKKQKKNLAKTEAESDKLRKPERGIETMFRITSSNSQRLSDMADNKSNILLTVNSIILSIIVAVLLKALDSNPHLIVPTVTLMACSVTTMVLAILATIPKIPDGYFKDEDVKNKSVNLLFFGNFYKTKFEDYQGAMNKAMDDKEFLYGMLTKDVYSQGVVLGRKYKLLRYAYGIFMLGLILSVAAFCVAIIIAK; this is encoded by the coding sequence ATGGATTTCGAGTCATTAATTCTCAAAACACAAGAGTATGTCAGTAAGTTAGCCAACGATCAATGTGGTGACTATTGCTTTCATAACGCTCTACATACGCATGATGTTGTCGAAGCCGCGGAAGAGATGGCAGCATACTATCAGTTAAACTCCCAAGATCGATTTATAGTTATTTGTGCTGCTTATTTTCATGATATCGGCTATCTCTTTGGAGGGGCGAAAGATCATGAAAACAGAGGGGCAGAATGCGCCGCGCAGTTTCTTAAAGAGCAGGAGGTATCGCAGGATATAATTGAGCAGGTTAAAGGATGTATTATGGCAACTAAAATGCCACAAGCGCCGAGAAACCTTCTAGAAAGCATTCTTTGCGATGCAGATCTATTTCATCTAGGTGGTGCTTCCTTTGAAGAAAGGAACAAGCTTATGCACCAAGAAGCTGAACAATACAAGGCAGACAAAATTGACAAAAATGAGTGGCGTACAAGAACCATCGCCTTGTTGCAAAATCATAAGTATCATACCGATTATGCTCAAAATAAGCTGAATCAAGGAAAGCAGATCAATCTGGAAAACCAATTGAAAAAACAAAAGAAGAATCTCGCGAAAACGGAAGCCGAGAGCGATAAACTTAGAAAGCCTGAGCGTGGTATTGAAACGATGTTTCGTATAACATCCTCAAATAGCCAACGTCTCAGCGATATGGCGGATAATAAATCCAATATTCTACTAACCGTCAACTCAATTATACTTTCAATCATCGTTGCGGTTTTACTGAAAGCCTTGGATAGCAATCCACATCTAATTGTACCTACAGTGACGTTAATGGCTTGCTCTGTAACAACGATGGTATTAGCGATTCTTGCTACTATTCCAAAAATTCCTGATGGTTATTTCAAAGATGAGGACGTGAAAAACAAGTCTGTTAATCTTTTATTCTTTGGGAATTTCTATAAGACAAAATTCGAAGATTATCAGGGAGCCATGAACAAAGCTATGGATGATAAGGAGTTTTTATATGGCATGTTGACAAAAGACGTTTATTCTCAGGGTGTAGTCCTTGGACGCAAATACAAATTACTGCGATACGCATATGGCATTTTTATGCTTGGTTTAATTTTATCTGTCGCTGCTTTTTGTGTAGCAATCATTATAGCAAAATAA
- a CDS encoding metallophosphoesterase, whose protein sequence is MRSLFLVLYVFISYFSYSQEVERRLIVFGDAGEINTKQSFLIQKAQDLLLEQKTTVFFVGDNIYPLGMALTAPENEETANILRSQYEGFRRLGAPVYFLAGNHDWDKSKEEGLAKVKAQGQFLKDQGDSDLQFVPEAGTLGPKAIQLSENLVVITYDSEFWLFPHHGRSIDQDKIQFEQELKQLLDQYKDKRVIMMSHHPMLTFGEHALKYNWRDHVFPLTRLWKGAYVPLPGLGSLYPLFRSTLLASPEDIKHPAYADLRSRVLEICKHHPNLIYVSGHDHGLQYIVKDNLYQVVSGSGSKTSEIRKDKSLKYRYNKQGFCILDCLDNGAIAIQFYIDEPEDALTKSFETKIEFQ, encoded by the coding sequence ATGCGTAGTCTATTCCTCGTCCTATATGTTTTTATTTCTTACTTCAGCTATTCGCAAGAAGTAGAACGAAGACTTATTGTGTTTGGAGACGCAGGAGAGATTAATACGAAACAGAGTTTTCTGATTCAAAAAGCTCAGGATCTTTTATTGGAACAAAAGACTACCGTATTTTTTGTAGGGGATAATATCTATCCGTTGGGGATGGCATTGACTGCACCAGAAAACGAAGAAACCGCAAATATTTTACGCTCACAATATGAAGGATTCAGAAGATTAGGCGCGCCGGTATACTTTCTTGCAGGAAATCATGACTGGGACAAATCTAAAGAAGAGGGCTTGGCGAAAGTAAAGGCGCAAGGTCAATTCCTCAAAGATCAAGGAGATTCCGATTTGCAATTTGTTCCAGAAGCTGGAACCTTAGGCCCGAAGGCGATTCAATTGAGCGAAAATCTAGTTGTTATTACTTATGATAGCGAATTTTGGTTGTTTCCCCATCATGGACGAAGTATAGATCAGGATAAGATTCAATTCGAACAGGAACTGAAACAATTATTAGATCAATATAAGGACAAGCGTGTGATTATGATGTCTCACCATCCGATGTTAACCTTTGGCGAACATGCATTAAAATATAATTGGAGGGATCATGTTTTCCCATTGACGCGTCTTTGGAAGGGAGCTTATGTTCCTTTGCCAGGCTTGGGGTCATTATATCCACTTTTTCGCTCGACACTTCTTGCATCTCCCGAGGACATCAAGCATCCCGCATATGCTGATTTAAGAAGCCGAGTCCTTGAAATCTGTAAACATCATCCGAATTTGATTTATGTCTCAGGACATGATCACGGTTTACAATATATTGTTAAGGATAATCTCTATCAAGTCGTAAGTGGCTCAGGATCTAAAACATCAGAAATCCGAAAAGACAAATCCTTAAAATATCGATACAATAAACAAGGCTTTTGTATACTTGATTGCTTAGATAATGGAGCGATAGCGATTCAATTTTATATTGATGAGCCTGAAGACGCCCTGACCAAAAGCTTTGAAACAAAAATAGAATTTCAATAA
- a CDS encoding SdiA-regulated domain-containing protein encodes MKLELILSMLLFSGLASCQPSGTKQNEEKNKENTTEEVSALHADKTFVLPKQLNEISGISFLANDTEHIYAVQDESGIVYSYHLTSEKIVSEYEFAPAGDYEEITNDGSYFYVLRSDGTIFSFPVDLKAAQAKVNVFEGQLGKGEYESMSYDSDKKELYVLCKSCSQDKGKASVSGYTVQVQADGILTLGAPFEINLDAVNQLGGKALKSLKPSAIVKRSATKDWYVLSSVDKLLLILDASLKPKKLIRFDKKQFEQPEGITFDQSDRMFISSEKNKGDNALLFQYTKQP; translated from the coding sequence ATGAAATTAGAGCTAATACTCAGCATGTTACTCTTCTCTGGTTTGGCATCTTGTCAACCTTCGGGAACGAAACAAAATGAAGAAAAAAACAAGGAAAATACGACAGAGGAAGTGTCTGCATTACATGCAGATAAAACTTTTGTACTCCCCAAGCAGTTGAACGAAATTTCGGGAATCAGCTTTCTAGCAAATGATACGGAACATATTTATGCTGTTCAAGATGAAAGTGGTATAGTCTATTCTTATCATCTAACAAGCGAGAAAATTGTGTCGGAATATGAGTTTGCACCCGCTGGCGATTATGAGGAAATCACAAACGATGGCAGCTACTTTTATGTTTTGCGTAGCGATGGAACAATCTTTAGTTTTCCAGTAGATTTGAAGGCAGCACAAGCAAAGGTTAATGTTTTTGAAGGACAGTTAGGCAAAGGAGAATATGAATCGATGTCATATGATTCGGATAAGAAAGAGTTGTATGTACTGTGTAAATCTTGTAGTCAAGACAAAGGAAAGGCAAGTGTATCGGGCTATACGGTCCAGGTACAAGCGGATGGCATTCTAACCCTTGGCGCCCCATTTGAAATTAATTTAGATGCGGTAAATCAGCTTGGCGGGAAAGCGCTAAAGTCTTTGAAACCATCGGCAATTGTAAAGCGCTCAGCCACTAAAGATTGGTACGTTTTATCGTCGGTTGATAAGCTATTGTTAATTCTCGATGCATCACTAAAGCCTAAAAAACTGATTCGTTTCGATAAAAAGCAATTTGAACAACCCGAAGGAATTACATTTGACCAAAGCGATCGGATGTTCATTAGTAGCGAAAAGAATAAAGGCGATAATGCTTTACTATTTCAATATACTAAACAGCCTTAA